The proteins below are encoded in one region of Xenopus laevis strain J_2021 chromosome 8L, Xenopus_laevis_v10.1, whole genome shotgun sequence:
- the LOC121396916 gene encoding protein kinase C delta type-like: MMATWTSRKQRVAMKVSEKTPETEMEVRVLKVAKGSPFLCHAYGAFQSKNHAYIVLEYIRGGTLMAAMRKAGRLKEDNIAFYAAEMICGLQFLHSNGIIHLDLKPANILLDGESHIKIADFGLAMDNMVGNNTTTGLVGTFRYMAPEVIQGEEYGAAADWWSLGIVIYQMATSTFPFCTTNGKHLSALKDEPFYPSWLSEELVDLLQALLKKDQHLRLGTTGNIRKHPFFHHIDWVKLENRQVQPPFQLSVGSVEDFCDSDGDSPFFSRNKIRNGGNRVLEDFSFLDPSLQE, encoded by the exons ATGATGGCTACTTGGACCAGCAGGAAACAACGCGTAGCCATGAAGGTCTCAGAGAAGACACCAGAGACTGAGATGGAAGTCCGCGTGCTAAAGGTTGCTAAGGGCAGCCCTTTCCTTTGTCACGCCTATGGGGCCTTTCAATCAAAG AACCATGCCTATATCGTCCTGGAGTACATCAGAGGGGGTACACTTATGGCTGCGATGAGGAAGGCAGGACGCCTGAAGGAAGACAACATCGC gttCTACGCAGCAGAGATGATTTGCGGCCTGCAGTTCCTTCATTCCAACGGGATCATCCATCT TGACCTGAAACCAGCTAACATTCTGCTAGACGGAGAAAGCCACATAAAAATAGCTGACTTTGGTCTGGCAATGGACAACATGGTCGGGAACAACACCACCACAGGCCTGGTTGGAACCTTCAGATATATGGCACCAGAG GTGATCCAAGGAGAGGAGTACGGCGCAGCAGCAGATTGGTGGTCTTTGGGTATCGTCATCTACCAAATGGCCACCTCCACATTCCCATTTTGTACCACAAATGGGAAACACCTGTCAGCACTCAAGGACGAGCCCTTTTATCCCAGCTGGCTCAGTGAAGAACTGGTGGATCTCCTGCAAGCA ctATTGAAGAAAGACCAGCATCTTCGCCTTGGCACAACCGGAAACATCAGGAAGCACCCTTTCTTCCATCATATTGACTGGGTGAAACTGGAAAATCGCCAAGTACAACCACCTTTCCAGCTATCAGTG gGATCAGTTGAGGACTTCTGTGACTCCGATGGAGACTCTCCATTTTTTTCAAGGAATAAGATCAGGAATGGTGGTAACAGAGTCCTAGaggatttctccttcctggatcCCAGCCTCCAGGAGTAA